Genomic DNA from Setaria italica strain Yugu1 chromosome V, Setaria_italica_v2.0, whole genome shotgun sequence:
gcgatttagcctaggggttgtgcaattagttttgtaattagactatgtttaatacttctaattaatgtctaaacatccgatgtgacatgtgctaaaatttagcacatgccttccaaacaccccctcgtTACCAAAACGTATGGTCCAATGACTACATCAAATCGCAGTTTGTGGGGCCTCCTGTAACGTACTGGTTCAGAGTTGGGATTGACACCAGCATACCCAAATTTGTTACGACCAAAAAGTTGGCACAGAAGGTTCATATGTTTCATTATCTAAACAAAAAAAGGCCCATATGGTTGCGTGAGAGTAGTGCAGCTATGTAGGCAAGATCTCAGTAGCAAGAATCGCGCAAGAAGCAGAGTATTACAGTATAAGCAGCTCAAGAACAGGAGATGAGCCAGGGAAGCGAAAGAACCTGCGATGGGTGAGGGGCGAGGGCGGTGCGGAGGCGGGTCTGCTCCAGCGCGACGTGGACGAACTTCTGGTACGAGAagccggcgcccaggccgccgctgccgccgctcatTTCAGCTCCGAGGTGGCACACAGGGATGCGGGAGCAAGGAGATGGAGCTGGGATgggaagagatgagagagacAGGGAAGAGTGGGGAAAAGCTACACGCACACGGGCCAGAGACCTCTCCATTTCCATCCAAGAAGATTCACCTGTTACGTCAGCCTCCGTCGCATATTTTCCCAAAACTACAAAAACTATTCTCATTTCGCAGAGCAGAGCAGCCCACCCCGGCCCGTGTTCACTATTCTGCCGGCCTGCGGCCCTTTCCCGTTTGGCCCGGCCAACTGAAGAAgactaaaaaaaaaaagaaaggagcacTGAAGAAGACTCAACTGTCGTTAGCAGCTTGAGCTGACTGGCTGTGGACCTAATCGAGGATGCGATTTCTCCTGAGCCAGGATGAAGATGCGACGCAACTCCGAGGCATGCGAGCCACAGCTTTGTTCTCGCACGCAGCGATGATGCTGAAACCTGACGAGTTCGGATGGACCCTCGCACTCGCACACCCAGATGGCTCAGATTTGCACCGCGTAAACTGCACATGGCCACATCCCTGGTCATCTGGGCAGACAGGGTGTCGGATATTCTTTCTAGTTCAGTAATAATGCTCGCACAATCTTTTACCACACGAGCTCGCATGTGGTGGCTCGTTATCTGTTGTCCTTTCTGTCTTGGAGCCAACATTAGCCATCTGATCCGGCAGCTTCTAATCCTTTAAACATTAGCAGCAACGGCCAGTTTAGTTACTCCTGACAGAGTTTCATATGACCGTGTCCCGGCGGCAGTATATTCCAGCAGGTAGATCATGGAACCAGAGCTCATCGTCTGTTGTATTCAGGATTCAGAGGATAAACAAATGGAGATTCGTGCTCCCGCTCCATCTTGCGATGACGCCAATGATGGCTACGTAACAACAATCCCTCAGTTCCGCCCATCTTCGCCAAGAATATTCCCAGATGATCTCCCTCCTCCTCACTTCGTGGTCACTAGCCAGTCCATGTTCCAGTCTCTGATACAATCCTAGAATATTTTTCCGGAAATTAACAAATGCTGATGACAAGGAATATATGTTGGTGATTAGTTGGTACAGACCTACCACTCATTCAGAAATACTACTCTGGAAAGACCTGGGCGAAGTTTTGGTTTCCCCAGTCCCCAGAGATTCCAGATTTTCTGACTGAACTGCAAGTGTGAAAAACGGTGCACTCCCACTCTGCTTTGCAAGCCAATTTGCACTGCATCCCCATACTTGAATTATACTGCTTATCAATTCAGTTCATCTGCAACTAGGCTGAGTTATACTTTTCAATTTCATTCAGATGAACTGGCTTCCTGTACAGCCAGATGCAGGATTTCTCAgcaaaaaggagaaggaagggaCCAAAATAAACAGAGGATAACACAGCTCAATTCAGTTAAGCGGGATTTCATTTTAAGATCCAGCTAACTAAAAGTGCACATCTACGAGATCCAGCTAACTAGCACTGTAAACAAGACTCTGCAAAATGTAGCCCCCTGATGAAATGGGCTTTTAAATGAAGGTTAGCAGATTCCGAACAATGGAAACACGAATTAGATATCCGTAGATAGTAGATTCCAATCATTTTCTCTTCGTAAACTGAAGGAACAATACGCGGGTCAGAGAGATGAACAGAAACTAGCTCTGAACCTCTGCTTCCCACCCTCCAATTTCCAACCAATATGAGCAGAAATCATCATGATCCGCGATTCCCAATTATTAGCAGAAAGAATCTAGCGCTAGTAATAATTGTTGCTTCTATATACACTTTGGAGAACCCGCACACGGCACGCTGGGATAGACTATAGAGAGGGAGGGGGGAACCAAaaaagggagaggaagaaggaaagaTCGAGCAGATTGCGCATGAACCTAAGCGATCTTGGCGAAGCATCCGCCCCCGGCCATCATGACCTTGAACTCCTCGAAGGAGATGAGGCCGTCGCCGTTCTGGTCGACGCCCTCGATCATGCGCCTGCACTGTGCGACGGATGCGGACTCGCCGAGCCCCCGGAGAACGCGCGCGAGCTCGGTGGCGGAGATGGTGCCGTTGCCGTCGGCGTCGAAGACGCGGAAGGCGTGGCGCAGGtcctcctcgacggcggcggcgtcgccggcaaCGGTGGCGTTGAGGGCGGCGAACTCGTCGAGGCTGATgaagccgtcgccgtcggcgtccgCCTCGGCCATCATGCGCGCAAGCTCGTCGTCGGAGGCGGCGTGGCCCAGGCTCTCGAACAGGGCCGCGAGCTCGGACCGCGAGATCCGGCCGTCGCCGTTGGCGTCGAACTTGCGGAACACCcgcgccatctcctcctccgccgtccgCGGCGGGGACCCGGGCGCCGCCTCGGCcttggcctgctgctgctgctgcgactgcggcggcggcgacttggagcggcggccgaggcggaaCAGGGAGGGCACGGGCATCCTCATCTTGCCCATGGCTTTGTTGGTGGCGTGCGTGTGGTAATCTGCCTCTGGTTCCGTCGCGGTGGTGGGCTGCGGTGGTGGAGACGGCGTATTTATAGAGTAGAGGCGAGCGGGTGGAAGGAGCCGGGGCCTTTTTTCCATTAACAGACACGGAGCCGTGCAAGCCAGGGAGGCGAACCAGCCCAGGAGTCGCTGACATGTGGGCCGTTTCTTTACTTGCTAATAATCTCTCACTTGGATTTTGAAGTCCGCCTCTCGCACGGAAAAGGAGATGCTAAACGATTTGCTTGCCCTGCAAAACACCCATCATGCAAATAGtatgagtgagagagagagagggtacGTCGTCGTCGCGTCGTTCGTCGAACATGGTGCCACATGCAGAACCATTTGATGCCAACCATGTATGGATAGCCTAGAAAGAATGCTAAGGCATCGCTTATGTTAGgaggttcctttttttttcccttcaaaTGTGCCATGAATACCTTTTTAGTCTCCTTTTTGATTGAGTAAATAAAAAGCAATCGTAATTTAATACAATCGCAGCTCTcctgcttgttttttttttaaaaaagaaagcaATCGCAACAATCACAGCTAAAATCTCGCTGTAGCATGATTGCTGGAGCTCCAGCATTCTGAAACGTTATGAAACATCGCAGAATGTACAATTCATTCTTTTTGTATTTCGATATACATTTTAGATGAATAGTTCTCTTATTCTATACCTGAGCCATCCACGTAAATAATAGAGAAAAAAATCTAGAGAAAAAGTTGTGTagtgcatgatctgttggaggaTATCATTTGAGAGACAAAAAAGAAATGCTACTCGCAAAGTCAGCATGTCATGTTAGTAGTATTATGAAAGCTAAGACCGGCCTATGCGAGGAGGGAATTGCCTTTTCTATTTTGCTATACCAATTGTCAACGGTCATCTGGACGTAGTGCAATCATTCGAGCCGTTGACAGAAGGGCTCGCTCGAAGACCGTCCTTGTGATGTCGCTGGCAACAGATACGCAGGACCCTACAGTGTGAGGTTTGAAAAGCGTGTGATCTTCGTAGCAAATGGAGCGGATGATTTGCAGAGATGGCGTATGACCCGGGTTTCATATCAAGAAGAATTTGACCTTCCGATGGAGGGCACCCCCATTGGATAGCCGGACAGACAGGCGCCAAATTTGCACATCTGCAGCAGCCGTCGTCGTCCGGGTTCGTGGAAGCTCACGCAGCCAGCAATGCCTTGCCAGCCGACGTGCTCCGCACGACGTATGCCAGCCGCCGGTGGCCTGGCCGGCGGTAGTAGCACGCCGGACAGCTAATGGCCGCCGCGTGGAGCTGGCTGTGGCTGGAAGTGGAAACCGTTACCGGGGGGGGTTGTCGTCCCCTGCGCGGGGCCCACCACCTTGCCGTTCTCCGTGATCGCAGGGAGGTGGCCGACGCTTCAACGGCTACCagaagatagagagagagaactTTAAAGCGAGAAACCGCGTGAGGAAAAGCGAGAGGCCTTCGCTGGTGCTGCGGGCCCCGCCGGCCTTCACTTCCTCCATCCATGTTCGGTTGCGCTGCTGGGCCCGCCCGTCGCTGGTGCTGGCTGGAGGGGCCCGTACGTATCTGTCTGTGGGGTCCCGGTGGGCCCCGCGGCGTCACATCACCGCGTTTGTCATCTGCTGTTACCTGGCAGATAGAACCATGCTGCTGTGGCTCCGTGTAAAGATTCCATCGATCAGTTCATTCATCCCCGTGGAGCAACAACAACACATCTTGCGTTGGGAGGCAGGTGGCAGTGATGGCTGATGACTCATGCATGAAGCTCCGTTCGTTTCTTCTGCCAGCCGCCGTCAGCTAGTAGCCCATGCTTACATTTTTGCAAATGTGATGTGATGTTGCTACCTCCCGTCGGTCGCTCGCAGCCcatagaagagaaaaaaaatatcgccGGCCATATGTCATCCAACAAGCTGATGCTACTGGTGCGTTGGCACGTCCTGTTATCCCACGCGGCCCACAGCATGCGTTGCATCCGATCGATTCCACCGGAGCTCGCAGGGACGAAGGGATGGAGATCGGAATCGGAGGCGAGCGAGCCCCACGGCTATGATAGATTCACGCGGCCGCGCTACGCACCACACGCCCggatctcctccctcctcctcctccctacgctGGGACCTCTGGCAGTGACAGGGATCAAGCAAATCACGGCCAGTTCGACCCCAGCATGCAGGCCCGCCGATCGAGGCAGCAGGGCGCTACCGGCCGCGCACGCGTCGCGTCCGTGAAGTGAGGGGCAAGCGTCGTGGTCGTGTGGGGGTCCGGTCCGGCACCGGCAACGACGGCAAAAGCCAAAGTGTGGAATGCCGGGAAAGACGCGCGTGTGGTTGCCGTCGCCTCGTCGGAGCCGACCCTCCCGGACGTCCCCGTCCACCGCCACCCGGTCTCCCGCGCCCGTGGTTGCCAACGTTCCCCGCTGAGTCGCTGACACCCACTCGTATGCATACATTATATAATActaatattattattattattattaagtACGTAGCACCATGCTGTGTGTGATCGAGACACGGAGGGCTGCTACCTCCATATGTTTTTTTGCAAGTCCCTTGTCTGTTTTTAGATGGAGCATGACTTGccttccttctttgtttcagcttgGAGCACTAGACGTTTATTATTGTAGACTGGGACTTTGGGACCCGGCTCTTTTCAGCCTCGCGCATGCAATTTGACCGGAACACCGTATTTGTTTCCGGATGCGAACGCTCGACAAGGAAGTGGAACACGTCACGGTCGTCACGAGCGAGCCATGAGTGCGCGACGCAACTACAAACCGTTTGCGCTGATGCCGACCTCTCGTGGTAGCATTCGCTGGTCGTTTCAGTTAATGGACGGCACCAAGTTTGGCAGGATTGGGCGAACAGGAATGAACACCTCGCAGCCCACAGGAGGCATGATTGGCAACTCCTGCAAGACCATACCGTTCGTTATTCCGCTGATACTGCCATCTCGCAGCATGCAGTACTGAGGTCCATTAATGCAAAGGTTACGGTCCCGAGTCTAGATAGATGCGATACAAAAACTTGAGACATCCAAACTCTTTCTGTTTACGACAGGGCCTGCTAATAATTTACCATCTCCGATGGAGCACCGGTGTGTTACGCGACGCCAACCGCACGCGTTGGGCCACTAAACGCGTCGTGTAAAACAGAGCAATAATGCATCGTCCGGCAAGGTACTTGCAGTAGTTGCGTGACTTGGACGACGCGGACGATATTGCATATATTATCTGGATACTAGCAAATATAAATATGGCCGTACGTTGCCGTGGGATCAAAATAAATCCCCGCAAGCCCCTACCCGAAGAAACATATATCAGTTATTCCTAAAATAGGTTATAACTTTATACACAAACTGGGCTCATTAATTTTAAGAAATAATCATTGAACAAATTTAAATCTCTTATAAAACCCATTTGCATGACTGCATGTGCCACTCGCCGGGGAGGCTATGGAGCGGAGCACCCGAGCCGGTGCGCCCCAAACTCGATCTCCCAATCCTCGTGCAGCTCGACCTACATGTCGCCGGACGAGGAGAAGAATGCATGCTACCGTGGCGAGGGCGAGGACGCTGGCTGCTACCGGAAGAGCAATTACAAAGGCCTTggatggagttttggagctttGGTGAGGTAGCTTGGGGCCTTGGCCAGCGGCCTACCCATGTCGATGGCCGGAGCCGAGTCACCCACGACGAAGCTCCAGCCGAGCACgtatgtgtggcggaaccacctcggattagcttaatcgagcaaggttaagtcgcctaacatgcgacactctgCTTAACCGAGCTAATAcgaggtgccgtcggatttcttccgatttaaccacctaacaggatcgagtctagcaaacccacacgaaggtgggcggttacagagaatacaacaagtccactgagttgagCCAGTCTTACTtgattagttcggccataaaagcttgcatcagagttttacaagttcaaagaAAACTACAGAGAAAACtttagcggaagacttcgtcggggtcggatgtccgggcgaggccaaccagaacatcactgagtcctctcctcgccgtccgaggaggggtcccactcgaccgtccagcctggcgggaactggggcggccaagcgccaacaagggaggggtcgggaactgcaacttcacctgaaaataggagccacaacaaggctgagctattaagctcaacaagacttaaccggggaggagccaactactcttccaactagacatgtaaggcttcttggctgaggggtttgttttgccaaaaagcactaagtaacctactttcaagttttagctccggttctacgTTCACTTACCAGTCtaagttgtgcaacctattctaagcaaacatcgagccaatcaagatgtgtagataaaacaacaacattgccatcatcagattcctcatttactcagggtaacatagcgatcaagcaatctcaagctgtgagaggcagacgaatcgattcgagttctttaaccatgcatggtgaacctagcctcacgacatccgcgcacccggaggtcgcttcctgtgtcggccttccccatcaattccctaacccgtgtcgggcccatttcctttcgtgcaaggttccacagacccggcctctgccgttctgtgaccacacattgccaccacgtgcgacaaccagcaggggaaactcctgttccaagaacaatggggcgaccgctcacgtctaggtttaatcaggtactaggcttcctcatcccatactaagtatgaggctagtactttcaaacacttgatcacgaacaccaccactgtcgggccttaaccagttttcatagacagacggggcgtccatccgaccaccaaagagttaccaaccctgccccgtccatcgtccttatagttgtaacaggagagtaaaacatgcaactcctacaactcgcgagtgacaggagatcactcggcttttaccgtctcctatttaagcaatgcagctactcggtccaacagctagtgctcatatcaagggttactaagtcatgtatctagggtttcacataactcctaaacgtaaatgcacaaacatgctattcggaaggcatgcgcaagtttgacaaaacacgtaggatttccatgcaaccggggcttgcctgcaagcaaggagggctggaactgctcgacttcgggggcggcttcgacttctgcgggcaggaactcggctactgCTTCtccttctggcgccgggtgcagctcgtagaagccgtcggcgaggtgcagctctacacgaatgcaatgcaagggttagcttatcGTTTGAttcgacagcaacactggctctcctgagcccagaaacttgcgac
This window encodes:
- the LOC101767626 gene encoding probable calcium-binding protein CML10; its protein translation is MGKMRMPVPSLFRLGRRSKSPPPQSQQQQQAKAEAAPGSPPRTAEEEMARVFRKFDANGDGRISRSELAALFESLGHAASDDELARMMAEADADGDGFISLDEFAALNATVAGDAAAVEEDLRHAFRVFDADGNGTISATELARVLRGLGESASVAQCRRMIEGVDQNGDGLISFEEFKVMMAGGGCFAKIA